The following proteins are co-located in the Eubalaena glacialis isolate mEubGla1 chromosome 14, mEubGla1.1.hap2.+ XY, whole genome shotgun sequence genome:
- the CYRIA gene encoding CYFIP-related Rac1 interactor A: MGNLLKVLTREIENYPHFFLDFENAQPTEGEREIWNQISAVLQDSESILADLQAYKGAGPEIRDAIQNPNDIQLQEKAWNAVCPLVVRLKRFYEFSIRLEKALQSLLESLTCPPYTPTQHLEREQALAKEFAEILHFTLRFDELKMRNPAIQNDFSYYRRTISRNRINNMHLDIENEVNNEMANRMSLFYAEATPMLKTLSNATMHFVSENKTLPIENTTDCLSTMTSVCKVMLETPEYRSRFTSEETLMFCMRVMVGVIILYDHVHPVGAFCKTSKIDMKGCIKVLKEQAPDSVEGLLNALRFTTKHLNDESTSKQIRAMLQ; this comes from the exons ATGGGAAACCTGCTCAAAGTCCTTACCAGGGAAATTGAAAACTACCCACACTTTTTCCTGGATTTTGAAA ATGCCCAGCCcacagaaggagagagggaaatatGGAACCAGATCAGCGCCGTCCTCCAGGATTCCGAGAGCATCCTCGCAGACCTGCAGGCTTACAAGGGCGCGGGCCCAGAGATCCGAGAC GCCattcaaaatcccaatgacattcAGCTTCAAGAAAAAGCTTGGAATGCAGTGTGTCCTTTGGTCGTGAGGCTAAAGAGATTTTATGAGTTTTCTATCAGGCTAG AAAAAGCTCTTCAGAGTTTATTGGAATCTCTGACCTGTCCGCCCTACACACCAACCCAACACCTGGAGCGGGAGCAGGCCCTGGCAAAGGAGTTTGCGGAAATTCTACATTTCACCCTTCGATTTGATGAGCTAAAG ATGAGGAACCCGGCAATTCAGAATGACTTCAGCTACTACAGAAGGACCATCAGTCGTAACCGCATCAACAACATGCAT CTAGACATTGAGAACGAAGTCAACAATGAGATGGCCAACCGAATGTCCCTCTTCTATGCAGAAGCCACGCCGATGCTGAAAACCCTCAGCAACGCCACCATGCACTTTGTCTCCGAA AACAAAACGCTGCCAATAGAGAATACCACAGACTGCCTCAGTACGATGACGAGCGTTTGTAAAGTCATGCTGGAAACTCC GGAGTACAGGAGTAGGTTTACAAGCGAAGAAACGCTGATGTTCTGCatgagggtgatggtgggggTCATCATCCTCTACGACCACGTCCACCCCGTGGGAGCTTTCTGCAAGACGTCCAAGATCGAT ATGAAAGGCTGTATAAAGGTGTTGAAGGAACAGGCCCCAGACAGTGTGGAGGGGCTGCTGAACGCCCTCAG